From Pelosinus fermentans DSM 17108, the proteins below share one genomic window:
- a CDS encoding DUF378 domain-containing protein, producing the protein MDRIALILVIVGALNWLLVGLFKFDLVATIFGGQTSFLSRIIYVLVGLSGIWSISFLNRGRRSA; encoded by the coding sequence ATGGATAGAATTGCTTTAATTCTGGTCATTGTTGGGGCTCTGAATTGGCTTTTAGTGGGACTGTTTAAGTTCGATCTAGTAGCCACCATTTTTGGCGGGCAAACCTCTTTCTTAAGTCGCATTATCTATGTATTAGTGGGCTTATCAGGTATCTGGTCCATCAGTTTTCTAAATAGAGGCAGAAGGTCAGCATAA
- the lonB gene encoding ATP-dependent protease LonB, translating into MDYAINIVTVIQFFFAVVIGLYFWNLLRSQQGNRVAVERESKKEIDKLQKLRSISLTEPLSEKTRPTTFAEIVGQEDGLKALRAALCGPNPQHVLVYGPPGVGKTAAARLILEEAKRNSLSPFSSNAKFIEMDATTARFDERGIADPLIGTVHDPIYQGAGPLGVAGIPQPKAGAVTKAHGGLLFIDEIGELHHIQMNKLLKVLEDRKVFLESSYYNSEDTNIPSHIHDIFQNGLPADFRLVGATTRMPQDIPPAIRSRCVEIFFRPILADEVSRIVYNAAKKLNFPIEDKAVEVIKQYSTNGRDGVNIVQIAASVAINESRQSITCKDVEWVINFGHYSRRPEKKVPDAPQVGFVNGLAVHGADIGAITEIEVTAVSGTGKLTITGVVDEEELDVPGRTIRRKSMAKCSLENVMTVLSNCYKMDIHSYDIHVNFPGGGPVDGPSAGVTMAVAIYSAIKGIPVDNKVAMTGELSIRGLIRPVGGVSAKIYAAEQAGACRVLIPKDNWQESYQGLAVQVIAIESLEEAIENALIKTVDILHKDTIIPQPEILAAAGMEI; encoded by the coding sequence GTGGATTATGCGATAAATATTGTTACAGTAATACAATTCTTTTTTGCAGTTGTTATCGGATTGTATTTTTGGAATTTACTGCGATCACAACAAGGAAACCGGGTAGCAGTTGAACGAGAATCAAAAAAAGAAATTGACAAATTGCAGAAACTGAGATCAATCTCATTAACGGAACCTTTATCAGAAAAAACTCGACCCACGACTTTTGCTGAAATTGTTGGGCAAGAAGACGGTTTAAAAGCATTAAGAGCAGCTTTATGCGGACCTAATCCTCAGCATGTGTTAGTGTATGGACCGCCAGGGGTTGGTAAGACAGCAGCAGCAAGACTGATACTAGAAGAGGCTAAGCGCAATAGTTTATCGCCTTTCTCATCGAATGCAAAGTTTATTGAAATGGATGCTACGACAGCTCGTTTTGATGAACGTGGAATTGCAGATCCTTTAATTGGTACAGTACATGACCCCATTTACCAAGGAGCAGGTCCTTTAGGGGTGGCTGGCATTCCTCAGCCAAAAGCTGGAGCAGTAACGAAGGCTCATGGTGGATTGTTATTTATTGATGAAATTGGTGAGTTGCATCATATCCAAATGAATAAGCTGCTAAAAGTTTTAGAGGATCGTAAGGTGTTTTTAGAAAGCTCCTATTACAATAGTGAGGATACCAATATTCCAAGTCACATCCACGATATCTTCCAGAATGGTTTGCCAGCTGATTTTCGCTTAGTGGGGGCGACAACTCGTATGCCCCAGGATATTCCTCCTGCTATCCGTTCGCGATGTGTAGAAATCTTTTTCCGTCCCATATTAGCCGATGAAGTGAGCAGGATTGTGTATAATGCTGCTAAAAAACTTAATTTTCCGATTGAGGACAAAGCCGTTGAAGTGATTAAACAATACTCTACCAATGGTCGTGATGGTGTTAATATTGTGCAAATTGCTGCAAGCGTTGCGATTAATGAGTCTAGGCAGTCCATCACTTGTAAAGATGTAGAATGGGTCATAAATTTTGGACACTATAGCAGACGACCGGAAAAGAAAGTCCCTGATGCCCCTCAGGTTGGCTTCGTCAATGGATTGGCAGTACACGGGGCTGACATAGGGGCAATTACCGAAATTGAAGTAACAGCCGTTTCAGGAACTGGTAAACTTACCATAACTGGCGTGGTTGATGAAGAAGAATTAGATGTACCGGGTCGTACCATACGCCGTAAAAGCATGGCGAAATGTTCTTTGGAAAATGTTATGACTGTACTTTCCAATTGTTATAAAATGGATATACATAGCTATGATATCCATGTGAATTTTCCAGGTGGAGGTCCTGTGGATGGTCCTTCGGCAGGAGTGACAATGGCAGTTGCAATCTATTCTGCCATTAAGGGAATTCCCGTTGATAATAAAGTAGCTATGACAGGAGAACTTTCCATTCGCGGCTTAATTCGCCCCGTAGGTGGGGTAAGTGCCAAGATCTATGCAGCGGAGCAAGCTGGAGCGTGCCGGGTTTTGATACCAAAAGACAATTGGCAAGAGTCTTATCAGGGACTAGCTGTTCAAGTCATAGCAATTGAATCTCTTGAGGAAGCTATCGAAAATGCTTTAATAAAAACAGTCGATATACTTCACAAAGATACTATAATACCTCAGCCTGAAATTTTAGCAGCGGCAGGTATGGAAATTTAA
- a CDS encoding AAA family ATPase has protein sequence MYLTELCIGTVAGLLFFMLWQGFDGILVFFVATLIIAGIYFYYANVTKKSFAVNKKGLSTSSLIQFDDIGGQEVAKQELREAVEFIKDSTRLSHLGIRPLKGVLLNGPPGTGKTLLAKAAAQFTDSVFLSASGSEFVEMYVGVGAQRVRQLFQSAKSLAKQQRKDSAILFIDELDILGGKRGQNAGNTEYDQTLNELLVQMDGLSFDDSVKILIIGATNRIDILDSALLRPGRFDRHVKVELPDKKGRLHILSLHTKNKPLAADVSLETLAANTFGFSGAHLESLTNEAAILALREEKVTITSKHFQSAIDKVIMGEKLDRRPNTLEKQRIAIHEAGHALVSEITRPGSVATINIASRSNALGYVRQTTLDDTYLYTLDVIKNKIAVALAGAIAEEINLGNRSTGASNDFKQAIDLAKEIIHNGMSTLGIISVEDLAKDLLHATITSIIKETEQYVYTILSNRQTTLQAAVALLLEKECLNGDEFRALLTTS, from the coding sequence ATGTATTTAACAGAGTTGTGTATAGGTACAGTCGCAGGCCTTCTCTTTTTTATGCTTTGGCAGGGATTTGATGGCATCCTAGTATTTTTTGTTGCAACACTCATTATTGCTGGGATCTACTTTTATTATGCTAACGTTACTAAGAAGTCTTTTGCTGTGAATAAGAAGGGACTATCTACCTCTTCCCTCATCCAATTTGATGACATTGGCGGCCAAGAAGTGGCAAAGCAAGAATTACGAGAAGCCGTAGAATTTATAAAAGATTCAACTCGTCTTAGCCATCTAGGCATCCGTCCACTAAAGGGCGTTTTATTAAATGGTCCTCCAGGAACGGGGAAAACCCTTTTAGCAAAGGCAGCAGCTCAATTTACAGATTCCGTTTTCCTTTCGGCTAGTGGCTCAGAATTCGTAGAAATGTACGTCGGGGTTGGTGCACAGCGTGTACGTCAATTGTTCCAATCTGCCAAATCCCTCGCCAAGCAGCAACGTAAAGATAGTGCAATTCTTTTCATTGATGAATTAGATATTCTGGGAGGAAAACGGGGGCAGAATGCAGGTAATACAGAATATGACCAAACCCTAAATGAACTTTTGGTACAAATGGATGGCCTCTCTTTTGATGACAGCGTTAAGATATTAATTATTGGCGCTACCAATCGCATCGACATCCTTGATTCAGCCTTACTGCGCCCAGGACGTTTCGATAGACATGTAAAAGTAGAACTGCCTGATAAAAAAGGACGTTTGCATATCCTTAGCCTGCATACTAAAAATAAACCATTAGCAGCAGATGTCTCATTAGAAACACTTGCCGCAAATACCTTTGGCTTTTCAGGAGCCCATTTAGAAAGCTTAACCAATGAAGCAGCAATTCTGGCTCTGCGTGAAGAAAAGGTAACCATCACATCTAAGCACTTTCAAAGTGCGATTGATAAAGTAATCATGGGTGAAAAGTTAGATAGAAGACCTAACACACTGGAGAAACAACGTATTGCTATCCATGAAGCAGGACATGCATTAGTAAGTGAAATCACACGACCTGGTTCTGTGGCAACAATTAACATTGCTTCTCGCAGTAATGCCTTAGGTTATGTAAGACAAACAACATTAGATGATACGTATTTATATACATTGGATGTCATTAAAAATAAAATTGCGGTAGCACTAGCTGGTGCAATCGCTGAAGAGATAAACTTAGGCAATCGTAGTACAGGTGCATCCAATGACTTTAAGCAGGCAATCGACTTAGCAAAAGAGATTATTCATAATGGCATGTCAACATTAGGCATCATATCCGTAGAAGATCTTGCAAAGGATCTTTTACATGCCACTATAACATCCATTATAAAGGAAACAGAGCAGTATGTTTATACCATTCTCTCTAATCGCCAAACCACCCTGCAAGCAGCAGTCGCCTTATTGTTAGAAAAGGAATGCCTGAATGGTGATGAATTCAGAGCATTATTAACAACATCTTAA
- the lon gene encoding endopeptidase La: MLNKVRTIPLLPLRGILVFPYMIIHLDVGREKSISALEEAMVNDRFIMLATQKDAQNDAPTPEEIFTFGTVAEVKQLLKLPGGTIRVLVEGLHRAEVIKYTDSENFYQVEVKEFDEPETRTLEIEALTRTAIAHFEQWVKLSKKIPPETLVSVVVVEEPGRLTDLIASHLSLKIEDKQALLDAVDVKERLEKLCEILGREMEILELEKKISVRVRKQMEKTQKEYYLREQLKAIQKELGEKDDRAAEVEEYRNKLKEQEFPKEVAEKINKEIERLEKMPAMVAESAVIRTYLDCLLALPWTKETEDMLDVNNAEKILNEDHYGLEKVKERILEYLSIRKLTETMKGPILCLVGPPGVGKTSLARSIAKAMDRKFVRVSLGGVRDEAEIRGHRRTYVGALPGRIIQGIRTAGSKNPVFLLDEIDKMSADFRGDPSAALLEVLDPEQNNTFSDHYVEVPYDLSRVLWVVTANVMHTIPRPLLDRIEIINIPGYTEEEKVEISKRYLVPKQVRDHGLTDKQIVFSDTTLQKIIGDYTRESGVRGLERNIATLCRKVARQIVQEKRTNVKVTAQNLHTYLGAPRYRHTQAERQPQVGVSTGLAWTEVGGDVLAIEVSVMKGKGKLLLTGQLGEVMRESAQAGFSYIRTRAQELGIDGNFQEETDIHIHLPEGGIPKDGPSAGISMSTAVVSALTNRAVRSDVAMTGEITLRGRVLPVGGIKEKVLAAHRVGIKTIIMPKENKRDIDEIPANVKRHLEFVLVEHMDEVLKAALVSKSE; the protein is encoded by the coding sequence ATGCTGAATAAAGTACGCACCATACCGCTGTTGCCCCTTAGAGGCATCTTAGTTTTCCCATATATGATTATCCATCTTGATGTAGGTCGTGAGAAATCGATTAGTGCATTGGAAGAAGCTATGGTAAATGATCGCTTCATTATGCTTGCTACTCAAAAAGATGCGCAGAATGATGCACCAACGCCAGAGGAGATCTTTACATTTGGAACCGTAGCTGAGGTTAAGCAATTATTAAAGCTGCCTGGTGGTACGATTCGAGTACTAGTAGAAGGATTGCACCGTGCTGAAGTAATAAAGTATACGGATTCGGAAAATTTTTATCAAGTAGAAGTTAAGGAATTTGATGAACCAGAAACACGTACTCTGGAAATAGAAGCCTTAACCCGTACAGCCATTGCCCATTTTGAGCAATGGGTAAAGCTGAGTAAAAAAATCCCACCGGAGACTTTGGTTTCAGTTGTAGTCGTAGAAGAACCAGGTCGTTTAACAGACCTGATTGCCAGCCATTTATCTCTTAAAATTGAAGACAAGCAAGCATTGCTTGATGCTGTTGATGTAAAAGAGCGCTTGGAGAAATTATGCGAAATTCTTGGGCGTGAGATGGAAATTCTCGAATTGGAAAAGAAAATCAGTGTTCGTGTGCGTAAACAAATGGAAAAAACACAAAAAGAATATTATTTGCGTGAGCAGCTAAAGGCGATTCAAAAAGAATTAGGTGAAAAAGACGATCGGGCAGCTGAAGTGGAAGAATACAGAAATAAACTTAAAGAGCAAGAGTTTCCTAAGGAAGTTGCAGAAAAAATTAATAAAGAAATTGAACGTCTTGAAAAAATGCCGGCGATGGTGGCAGAAAGCGCTGTTATCCGTACCTATCTTGATTGTTTATTGGCACTGCCTTGGACCAAAGAGACTGAAGACATGCTGGATGTTAATAATGCTGAAAAAATATTGAATGAAGATCATTATGGTCTAGAAAAAGTAAAAGAACGTATTTTAGAATATTTATCGATTCGGAAATTGACAGAAACCATGAAAGGACCAATTCTCTGCCTTGTGGGACCTCCCGGTGTAGGTAAAACGTCTCTGGCTCGTTCGATTGCTAAGGCAATGGATCGAAAATTTGTCCGAGTCTCTTTAGGTGGTGTAAGAGATGAAGCTGAAATTCGCGGCCATCGCCGTACTTATGTTGGAGCCCTGCCTGGTCGAATTATTCAAGGGATACGTACTGCTGGTTCAAAAAATCCAGTATTTTTGCTCGATGAAATTGATAAAATGAGTGCGGACTTTAGAGGTGACCCGTCTGCAGCGTTGTTAGAGGTTTTAGACCCGGAACAAAATAATACATTTAGTGATCATTACGTAGAAGTGCCTTATGATCTTTCCAGAGTTCTATGGGTAGTAACTGCAAATGTGATGCATACCATTCCTCGACCGCTGCTCGATCGTATAGAAATTATTAATATTCCTGGTTATACGGAAGAAGAAAAAGTCGAGATTTCAAAACGCTATTTAGTTCCTAAACAAGTTCGGGATCATGGATTAACGGATAAACAGATTGTTTTTTCTGATACTACCTTACAAAAAATCATTGGTGATTATACTCGAGAATCAGGTGTGCGTGGCTTGGAAAGAAATATCGCTACGTTATGCCGTAAAGTAGCGCGTCAAATTGTGCAAGAAAAACGTACGAATGTGAAAGTAACGGCACAAAATTTGCACACCTATTTAGGTGCTCCTAGATATCGCCATACTCAGGCTGAGCGTCAGCCTCAGGTAGGAGTGAGTACAGGACTGGCTTGGACTGAAGTCGGAGGAGATGTTCTTGCAATTGAGGTTTCTGTTATGAAGGGCAAGGGTAAATTACTGCTGACAGGTCAGCTGGGTGAGGTTATGCGAGAATCGGCACAAGCAGGCTTTAGCTACATTCGTACTCGTGCTCAGGAATTGGGTATTGATGGAAATTTCCAGGAGGAAACAGATATCCATATTCACTTACCAGAAGGTGGTATTCCTAAAGATGGACCTTCAGCAGGCATTAGTATGTCTACAGCAGTGGTTTCAGCGCTGACTAACAGGGCTGTGCGCAGTGATGTTGCAATGACGGGAGAAATCACCTTACGAGGGCGAGTTCTGCCTGTAGGTGGTATTAAAGAAAAAGTATTAGCTGCTCATCGTGTTGGTATTAAGACGATCATCATGCCGAAAGAAAATAAACGGGATATAGACGAGATACCTGCAAATGTAAAAAGACACTTGGAATTCGTATTGGTGGAACACATGGATGAGGTGCTAAAAGCGGCATTGGTGAGCAAAAGTGAATAG
- the yihA gene encoding ribosome biogenesis GTP-binding protein YihA/YsxC: MNSEVIKKDMNITSGQYIASAVKIDQYPEGELHEIAFMGRSNVGKSSLINSLSRRNGLARTSGSPGKTQTLNFYKLMAKLSDTDKRDFFLVDLPGYGYARTGKSNRQQWAKFIEEYLLKSPRLQLVCQLIDIRHDPMQSDISAYKWLIENDVPVQVIATKADKLNRMAVKKNVEAIRKGLGMKGDHIIAYSSEKGLGRPELLDVIGQILLK, from the coding sequence GTGAATAGTGAAGTAATAAAGAAAGATATGAATATTACCAGTGGGCAATATATCGCTTCCGCTGTAAAAATCGATCAGTATCCCGAAGGTGAACTGCATGAGATTGCATTTATGGGACGCTCCAATGTAGGTAAATCTTCATTGATCAATTCATTATCGAGGCGTAATGGATTAGCGCGTACAAGCGGCAGCCCAGGGAAAACCCAAACCCTTAATTTTTATAAACTGATGGCTAAACTCAGTGATACGGATAAACGTGATTTTTTTCTGGTAGATTTACCTGGTTATGGCTATGCCCGTACAGGTAAATCCAATCGGCAGCAATGGGCAAAGTTTATTGAAGAATATTTATTAAAGTCTCCCAGGCTGCAACTGGTATGTCAGTTAATTGATATCCGCCATGATCCAATGCAGAGCGATATTAGTGCCTATAAGTGGTTAATTGAAAATGATGTACCAGTGCAAGTCATTGCAACAAAAGCCGATAAACTCAATCGGATGGCTGTTAAAAAAAATGTGGAAGCAATTCGTAAGGGATTAGGAATGAAAGGTGATCATATTATTGCCTATTCTTCCGAAAAAGGTTTAGGACGTCCAGAGTTACTTGACGTAATTGGGCAGATTCTGTTAAAATGA